Proteins encoded together in one Carassius auratus strain Wakin chromosome 32, ASM336829v1, whole genome shotgun sequence window:
- the LOC113052533 gene encoding mesoderm posterior protein 2-like, protein MDISSSSLQLQDSSASKFDCENLLDQSYAVSDAGYYSACSSLSPTSSLDSCGFSPPADPSRAGQDILQLFPHDSITTQEKSQVQPPKRTGRPRSKFPGVKRQTASEREKLRMRDLTKALHHLRTYLPPSVAPVRKTLTKIETLRLTIQYISCLSAQLELSEDEEHRGSQAEVNAASTIFDSFTATPSDPFRSFPAQQFPSMTCSQTPVEGDFLLIPAPDVWFLEQDNSFHGQC, encoded by the exons ATGGATATCTCCAGCTCTTCTCTTCAGCTCCAAGACAGCAGCGCTTCCAAGTTTGACTGCGAGAACCTTCTGGATCAGAGCTACGCTGTATCAGATGCGGGATACTACAGCGCCTGCAGCAGTCTGTCTCCAACCTCTTCCCTCGATTCCTGCGGCTTCTCCCCTCCGGCTGACCCTAGCAGAGCGGGACAGGACATACTGCAGCTCTTCCCTCATGACAGCATCACCACCCAGGAGAAGAGCCAGGTCCAGCCCCCCAAGAGAACCGGACGGCCAAGGTCAAAATTCCCTGGAGTGAAGCGGCAAACGGCAAGTGAACGTGAGAAGCTGAGGATGAGAGATCTGACGAAAGCTCTTCATCACCTCAGGACGTACCTGCCTCCATCAGTGGCTCCTGTCAGAAAAACCTTGACCAAGATCGAGACGCTGCGGCTCACTATCCAGTACATCTCCTGCCTGTCCGCTCAGCTGGAACTCAGTGAAGACGAGGAACATCGTGGATCTCAGGCCGAGGTCAACGCTGCATCAACCATCTTCGACAGCTTCACTGCGACCCCTTCAGATCCTTTCAGAAGTTTCCCAGCTCAGCAGTTCCCATCTATGACCTGCTCTCAG ACTCCAGTCGAAGGTGATTTCCTTTTAATCCCAGCTCCAGATGTTTGGTTTCTCGAGCAGGACAATTCATTCCATGGACAGTGCTGA
- the LOC113052430 gene encoding E3 ubiquitin-protein ligase TRIM39-like: MIPSLIIPGCYGHADTASSGALLAEELQCSICLDVFTDPVSTSCGHNFCKSCLNQCWNSSQECKCPYCKEVFNQRPDLKINMTLRMVVNYFKMKELRRRQRYAVDVTLDPDTANPELILSDDRKQVRHGDIRQKLPDNPKRFDYYVSVLGKEGFSSGRFYFEVQVRGKTAWALGVARESTKRKGDIILNPSNGFWTVWLFHWNEYAACSCPPVPLPLRVKPQRVGVFVDYEEGLVSFYDAESRSHIYSFTCQSFTGKLYPYFSPSFGYNGTNLTPLIITPVSCDK; the protein is encoded by the exons atgattccaTCTCTGATTatcccgggttgctatggtcacgcag ATACGGCGTCCTCCGGTGCTCTTCTGGCTGAGGAGCTTCAGTGCTCTATAtgtctggatgtgttcactgatccagtcaGCACTTCATGTGGACATAACTTCTGTAAGAGCTGCCTGAATCAGTGCTGGAACAGCAGTCAGGAGTGCAAGTGTCCATACTGTAAAGAAGTGTTCAAtcaaagacctgatctcaagattAATATGACACTACGAATGGttgtcaattattttaaaatgaaag AGCTGAGGAGGAGGCAGCGGTATGCAG tggatgtgactctggatcctgaTACAGCTAATCCTGAACTCATCCTGTCTGATGATAGAAAACAAGTGAGGCATGGAGACATTAGGCAGAAACTCCCAGACAATCCAAAGAGATTTGATTACTATGTTAGTGTCCTGGGAAAGGAGGGGTTCTCCTcagggagattttattttgaggtgcaggTGAGGGGAAAGACTGCATGGGCTTTAGGGGTGGCCAGAGAATCTACTAAGAGGAAGGGAGACATTATACTGAATCCCAGCAATGGATTTTGGACAGTGTGGCTGTTTCATTGGAATGAATATGCAGCTTGCTCCTGTCCCCCTGTCCCTCTGCCTCTCAGAGTGAAACCTCAGCGGgtcggtgtgtttgtggattatgaggagGGTCTGGTCTCCTTCTATGATGCAGAGTCCAGATCTCATATTTACTCATTCACTTGTCAGTCTTTCACTGGGAAACTCTATCCATATTTTAGCCCATCCTTTGGCTATAATGGGACAAACCTAACTCCACTGATCATCACACCTGTCAGTTGcgataaatga
- the LOC113051987 gene encoding synaptic vesicle glycoprotein 2B-like, producing the protein MDDPYQNNINQQGETYPTYGGGEYTYPYQTDYPPQEEEDAASDVTEGHDEDEQMYEGEYQGIPHPDEIKEARRAARREARMKARMATDVEEETLPEQYESIMEDCGHGRFQWTLFTVLGLALMADGVECFVVSLALPSAEKDMCLSNADKGMLGLIVYVGMMIGAVLWGGLADKLGRRQCLLYALAINCIFSFLSCFAQGYGIFIFFRLCSGIGIGGSVPVVYTYFAEFLQMDKRGEHLSWLCLFWMLGGLYASFTAWGIIPHYGWGFSMGTEFQFHSWRVFVLVCFLPSVAALAGLVFMPESPRFLLESARHDEAWMILKQVHDTNWRAKGEPERVFQVSQIKTPQTQDDEFIEIQSETGTAFQRFMVRHMTLVKQVMKNMLSLAAPDLRIHGLFIAIVWFTMAFSFYGLGVWFPDQIKLLQFEEFESNVKIFHREKVERFHFNFTLQNQVHKEGEYIHDRFINIEIRNVKFEESLFENCYFEDIRSTDTFFENCTLKNTVFYNTDLWEDSKFINCKLENTTFLHPKKGCHLNFQEENDVVIYLVSFLGSLSVLPGNIIAGLLMDKVGRLKIIGGSMLCSAGCTFFVLLCFSQWAVVLFHCLFFAASAAAWNGIEVITVELYPASKRATAFGVLNGTCKLAAIISTFIFGKFIGITKIVPIILSFSALVCGGLLAFKLPETREVILQ; encoded by the exons ATGGATGACCCTTACCAAAACAATATAAACCAGCAGGGAGAAACATATCCCACATATGGAGGAGGAGAGTACACTTACCCCTATCAGACAGACTACCCTCCTCAGGAGGAGGAAGATGCTGCTAGTGATGTCACCGAGGGGCATGATGAAGATGAGCAGATGTACGAGGGCGAGTACCAAGGCATCCCTCATCCGGACGAGATCAAGGAGGCACGGAGAGCCGCCCGAAGGGAGGCCCGCATGAAGGCCAGGATGGCAACTGATGTGGAGGAGGAAACATTGCCTGAGCAATACGAGTCCATCATGGAAGACTGCGGCCACGGCCGCTTCCAGTGGACCCTCTTCACGGTGCTGGGTCTGGCCCTGATGGCTGATGGGGTGGAGTGCTTCGTAGTGAGTCTCGCCCTGCCCAGTGCTGAGAAGGACATGTGCCTGTCGAATGCTGACAAGGGCATGCTGG GTTTAATAGTGTATGTGGGGATGATGATCGGAGCTGTCCTGTGGGGCGGTCTGGCTGATAAACTGGGCAGACGACAGTGTTTGCTCTACGCTCTGGCCATCAACTGTATCTTCTCCTTCCTGTCCTGTTTTGCACAGGGCTACGGGATCTTCATCTTCTTCAGACTCTGCTCAGGAATCGG GATCGGCGGCTCAGTCCCTGTCGTGTACACGTACTTCGCTGAGTTCCTGCAGATGGATAAGAGAGGAGAACATCTCAGCTGGCTGTGTTTGTTCTGGATGCTTGGAGGACTGTATGCTTCCTTCACCGCATGGGGAATCATCCCACATTATG GCTGGGGTTTCAGTATGGGGACAGAGTTCCAGTTCCACAGCTGGAGGGTGTTTGTGCTGGTTTGTTTCCTTCCCTCTGTGGCTGCTCTCGCTGGACTGGTGTTCATGCCAGAAAGTCCCCGTTTCCTCCTGGAG agcgCACGACACGATGAGGCCTGGATGATCCTGAAGCAGGTTCATGACACTAACTGGAGAGCGAAGGGAGAGCCAGAGAGAGTGTTTCAA GTTTCACAGATCAAAACTCCTCAGACACAGGATGACGAGTTCATAGAGATTCAGAGTGAAACTGGCACTGCCTTCCAGAGATTCATGGTCAGACATATGACTCTGGTTAAACAG GTCATGAAGAACATGCTGTCACTCGCCGCACCTGATCTCAGAATCCATGGTTTGTTCATTGCCATTGTGTGGTTTACCATGGCCTTCAG CTTTTACGGCCTGGGAGTGTGGTTTCCTGACCAGATCAAGCTCCTCCAGTTTGAGGAGTTCGAGTCCAATGTCAAGATCTTTCATCGTGAGAAAGTGGAACGCTTTCATTTCAACTTCACTCTGCAAAATCAGGTCCACAAGGAGGGGGAGTATATCCATGAcag gttTATCAACATAGAAATACGAAACGTGAAGTTTGAGGAATCACTCTTCGAGAACTGTTATTTTGAGGACATCAGATCAACAGACACCTTCTTTGAGAACTGCACTCTTAAAAACACGGTCTTCTACAACACTG ACCTGTGGGAAGATTCCAAGTTCATTAACTGTAAGCTGGAAAATACGACATTTCTGCACCCCAAAAAAGGCTGCCATCTAAATTTCCAAGAGGAAAATGACGTCGTGATCTATCTAGTCAGCTTCCTGGGCAGCTTGTCTGTATTACCGGGCAACATCATAGCAGGCCTATTAATGGATAAAGTAGGACGACTTAAGATTATAG ggggATCCATGTTATGCTCCGCTGGCTGCACGTTCTTCGTGCTCCTGTGCTTCAGTCAGTGGGCGGTCGTCCTGTTCCACTGCCTCTTCTTCGCAGCCAGTGCCGCAGCTTGGAACGGCATTGAGGTCATCACAGTGGAGCTCTATCCAGCCTCCAAAAG AGCCACAGCTTTCGGTGTGCTGAATGGCACATGTAAACTGGCAGCTATCATTAGCACTTTCATCTTCGGCAAGTTTATCGGCATCACCAAGATCGTCCCCATCATCCTGTCCTTCTCAGCGCTGGTGTGCGGAGGACTGCTAGCGTTTAAGTTGCCTGAGACACGAGAGGTCATTCTTCAGTGA
- the LOC113052429 gene encoding mesoderm posterior protein 2-like has protein sequence MESSSHSQQNQWSCSSSESEFYSVSSPDTVSPNASMERGFSPSHQAQPACSKSVKPASFVKRKRRLRLKNPSEQRQNASEKEKLRMRDLTKALHHLRTYLPPSIAPVGQTLTKIETLRLTIRYISFLSAQLGLSEEELNQRRNVNSSSCAYSPEIVGYFQYRTMAGDWVVAQGQGYGHYEGQYEGFSAHTGQSDEISMDQYDGSSQQHSTEQIFSANIDGFLQSQQCAQTTQTYQVYGRNFGHHLVPRAYWS, from the exons ATGGAAAGCTCAAGCCACAGCCAGCAGAACCAGTGGAGCTGCTCAAGCTCAGAGTCAGAGTTTTACAGTGTTTCCTCTCCAGACACCGTTTCGCCGAATGCATCCATGGAGCGGGGCTTCTCTCCGTCCCACCAGGCCCAGCCTGCATGCTCAAAATCAGTCAAACCTGCAAGCTTCGTCAAGAGGAAACGCAGATTAAGGCTGAAGAACCCGAGCGAGCAACGGCAGAACGCAAGTGAGAAGGAGAAGTTGAGGATGAGGGATCTGACCAAAGCTCTCCACCACCTCAGGACCTACCTGCCGCCGTCTATAGCTCCCGTAGGCCAAACGCTGACCAAGATCGAGACGCTACGGCTCACCATACGCTACATCTCGTTTCTGTCTGCTCAGCTGGGTCTCAGTGAAGAAGAGCTGAACCAAAGGAGGAACGTGAACTCCAGCAGCTGCGCATATTCTCCAGAGATCGTTGGTTATTTTCAGTACAGGACTATGGCTGGAGACTGGGTTGTGGCGCAAGGACAGGGTTATGGGCATTATGAAGGACAGTATGAAGGTTTCTCTGCTCATACAGGGCAATCTGATGAGATCAGCATGGATCAGTATGACGGTTCCTCACAGCAGCATTCAACAGAGCAAATCTTCTCTGCAAATATAGACGGCTTCCTCCAGTCACAACAGTGTGCTCAAACAACACAGACATACcag GTTTATGGCAGAAACTTTGGCCATCATCTTGTTCCTCGAGCTTACTGGAGCTGA